In Brienomyrus brachyistius isolate T26 chromosome 14, BBRACH_0.4, whole genome shotgun sequence, the following proteins share a genomic window:
- the max gene encoding protein max isoform X2, whose product MSDNDDIEVDSDADKRAHHNALERKRRDHIKDSFHSLRDSVPALQGEKASRAQILDKATEYIQYMRRKNHTHQQDIDDLKRQNALLEQQVRALEKAKGTTQLQGSYPTNDSSLYTNPKGSTVSAFDGGSDSSSESEPEELSPRKKQRVESS is encoded by the exons GCGGACAAACGGGCGCACCACAACGCCCTGGAGAGAAAGCGCAGGGACCACATCAAAGACAGCTTCCACAGCCTGCGGGACTCCGTACCGGCCCTGCAGGGCGAGAag GCGTCCCGAGCTCAGATCCTAGACAAAGCCACAGAGTACATCCAGTACATGAGACGAAAAAaccacacacaccagcaggaCATCGATGACCTGAAGCGGCAGAACGCCCTCCTCGAGCAGCAGG TCCGGGCCCTGGAGAAAGCCAAGGGCACCACACAGCTTCAGGGCAGCTACCCCACCAACGACAGCTCCTTGTACACCAACCCAAAGGGCAGCACCGTGTCAGCCTTTGACGGCGGCTCTGACTCCAGCTCCGAGTCTGAGCCGGAGGAGCTGTCTCCCAGGAAGAAGCAACGCGTGGAGTCCAGCTAG